A single genomic interval of Ignavibacteria bacterium harbors:
- a CDS encoding DUF6600 domain-containing protein translates to MDDTRLRILMKSGLAALILLISAYLFTSPAYSQNEPGKVTTVIDTVDDEEDLFDENTNYKEMYKDLNKDGEWVTITDTSLNDPDDPKESNVTNIRIINVWKPNGMSPDWTPYSYGRWVYTYTGWMWITDYIWGWATYHYGRWVYDYYYGWVWLPGRYWAPSWVQWCYNSNYIGWYPIYPRRHHHHHHHRYYAHGNPHHWVIVKRKDFTTKINKEVTVDSKENSKILEGSKKIAVVKYDGTNIINVGPKVNVIEKNTGQKIDPKKVSISDKKDITKVDETTVSIYRNDVEKKTVYTGSKETSNNNGQKTKDVKVNETSKSPNVKKETSKSPDVKKETSRETAPKIKDENTSRNKQPKYEGSKEKAPEQKVRTETKPPKYEGRKENIRESSPNRENSSRNRESNNSGRSNEGSHDRGNNNSKTSSRK, encoded by the coding sequence ATGGACGATACAAGACTAAGAATATTGATGAAATCAGGGCTGGCAGCGTTGATTTTATTAATATCAGCATACCTGTTCACGAGTCCTGCTTATTCACAGAATGAACCCGGGAAAGTAACAACCGTTATCGATACTGTAGACGACGAAGAGGATTTGTTCGATGAAAATACAAACTACAAGGAAATGTATAAGGATTTGAACAAAGACGGCGAATGGGTTACCATTACTGACACTTCTCTGAATGATCCGGATGATCCAAAAGAAAGTAACGTAACTAACATACGAATTATTAACGTCTGGAAACCTAATGGAATGAGTCCCGATTGGACACCATACAGCTACGGCAGATGGGTTTATACTTATACTGGCTGGATGTGGATTACAGATTATATTTGGGGCTGGGCTACATATCACTACGGCAGATGGGTTTATGATTATTATTACGGATGGGTCTGGTTACCCGGCAGGTACTGGGCTCCAAGCTGGGTGCAATGGTGCTATAATTCTAATTATATAGGCTGGTATCCTATATATCCAAGAAGACATCATCATCATCACCACCACAGATACTATGCTCACGGAAATCCGCATCACTGGGTAATTGTTAAAAGAAAAGATTTTACGACAAAGATTAACAAGGAAGTAACCGTTGATTCAAAAGAAAATTCAAAGATACTTGAAGGTTCTAAAAAGATTGCTGTTGTTAAATATGACGGTACTAATATAATCAACGTCGGACCGAAAGTTAATGTCATCGAAAAAAATACAGGTCAGAAAATCGACCCGAAGAAAGTATCTATATCCGATAAAAAGGATATTACAAAAGTAGATGAAACAACTGTCAGCATTTACAGAAACGACGTTGAAAAAAAGACTGTTTATACCGGCTCTAAAGAAACATCAAACAATAACGGACAGAAGACTAAAGATGTTAAAGTTAATGAAACAAGTAAGAGCCCTAATGTGAAGAAAGAAACAAGTAAGAGCCCTGATGTGAAGAAAGAAACAAGCAGAGAAACCGCTCCTAAAATCAAAGATGAGAATACGAGCAGGAACAAACAGCCAAAATATGAAGGGTCAAAAGAAAAAGCACCTGAGCAAAAAGTGAGAACAGAAACAAAACCTCCTAAATATGAGGGCAGAAAAGAAAATATTAGAGAAAGCAGTCCTAACAGGGAGAACAGCTCAAGGAACAGAGAAAGCAACAACAGCGGAAGGAGTAATGAAGGCTCCCACGACAGAGGTAATAACAATTCCAAAACATCAAGCAGAAAGTAA
- the ligA gene encoding NAD-dependent DNA ligase LigA has protein sequence MDKHIVDRIDELKKLINDADYKYYVLAEPDISDFEYDRLMKELEELEKEYPLLQTKDSPAQRVSGEPTKKFNVVEHKIPMLSLSNSYNFDELIDFDTRVKNAIGKDSIEYVCELKIDGLAVSLVYENGYFVRGATRGDGTKGDDVTANLKTIKSIPLKVDHKLLKNFEVRGEIFIKKEDFLKINEDQELKGEKLFANPRNTAAGTLKLKDSRSVAKRPLNLFSYYLYSDDIKHEEHFKNLELLKQLRFPVNSYAKKVKSIDEVKKYCEKIDELRDNLPYEIDGVVVKVNSIHEQDILGNVAKSPRWAIAYKFKAKEKITRIKSITLQVGRTGTITPVAELEPVLLAGSTISRATLHNFDELERKDIREKDFVKIEKGGDVIPKVTEVILEKREKDSKKYPVPDKCPVCSAKLIKSEEEVYVYCPNYLCPAQIQGRIEHFVHRDAMDIEGLGTSIISIFLDKGLINDFSDIYILKNKKDEILSIERFGAKSVDNILAAIEKSKEKPFEKVLFALGIKQVGERTAKLLAKHFNSIDKLSKASVKEIDDIYEIGPSIAQSVVDFFKDKKNLLLLNKLRKAGLKFESDISASSELKEEFIGKVFVLTGTLLKFTRSQASEIIEKFGGRTSGSVSKKTDFVLAGAEAGSKLDKAKKLGVKIISEEDFEKMII, from the coding sequence ATGGATAAGCATATTGTTGACCGCATTGATGAGCTGAAAAAATTAATTAATGACGCTGACTATAAGTATTACGTTCTTGCTGAGCCTGATATAAGCGACTTTGAATATGACAGGCTTATGAAGGAGCTTGAAGAACTTGAAAAAGAATATCCCTTACTACAGACTAAAGACTCCCCTGCTCAGCGTGTTTCTGGTGAGCCCACGAAAAAGTTCAATGTTGTTGAACATAAAATCCCGATGCTCTCGCTTTCCAATTCTTACAACTTCGATGAATTGATTGATTTTGATACGCGGGTTAAAAATGCAATCGGAAAGGATAGTATTGAATACGTGTGCGAATTAAAGATAGACGGGCTTGCTGTTTCTCTGGTTTATGAAAACGGTTATTTTGTAAGAGGGGCAACTCGCGGTGACGGCACGAAGGGAGACGACGTAACTGCTAACCTGAAAACTATTAAATCCATTCCGCTGAAAGTTGACCATAAGTTACTGAAAAACTTTGAAGTCCGCGGAGAGATTTTTATTAAAAAAGAAGATTTTCTGAAAATAAACGAAGATCAGGAATTAAAAGGAGAAAAGCTTTTTGCCAATCCAAGAAACACAGCCGCGGGCACGTTAAAACTCAAAGACAGCAGATCCGTGGCTAAACGTCCTTTAAATCTATTCTCCTATTATTTGTATTCTGATGATATAAAACATGAAGAACACTTTAAAAATCTTGAACTGCTTAAACAGTTAAGGTTTCCTGTTAATTCTTACGCAAAGAAAGTAAAATCAATCGATGAGGTAAAGAAGTACTGTGAAAAGATAGATGAACTCCGCGATAACCTTCCGTACGAAATTGACGGAGTAGTGGTAAAAGTCAACAGCATACATGAACAGGATATACTCGGCAATGTTGCTAAATCTCCCCGATGGGCAATAGCTTACAAGTTCAAAGCAAAAGAGAAAATAACAAGAATAAAAAGCATTACTCTTCAGGTCGGCAGAACAGGCACTATAACTCCGGTTGCAGAACTCGAGCCGGTTCTCCTTGCAGGCTCCACAATCTCAAGAGCTACATTGCACAATTTTGATGAACTTGAACGCAAGGATATCAGGGAAAAAGATTTCGTGAAAATAGAAAAAGGCGGCGACGTAATCCCGAAAGTTACAGAAGTCATTTTAGAAAAAAGAGAGAAGGATTCAAAGAAGTATCCCGTTCCTGATAAATGCCCGGTATGCAGTGCAAAACTAATTAAATCAGAAGAAGAAGTTTATGTTTATTGTCCGAACTATTTATGTCCTGCGCAGATTCAGGGACGAATAGAGCACTTTGTTCACAGGGATGCAATGGACATTGAAGGTCTCGGTACAAGTATTATTTCTATCTTTCTTGATAAAGGTCTGATAAATGATTTCTCAGATATATACATACTGAAGAATAAGAAAGATGAAATATTGTCAATTGAAAGGTTCGGTGCAAAGAGCGTTGACAACATTCTTGCGGCTATCGAAAAATCAAAAGAAAAACCTTTTGAAAAAGTTTTATTTGCTTTGGGAATAAAGCAGGTTGGAGAAAGAACCGCTAAGCTGCTTGCAAAACATTTTAATTCGATTGATAAACTTTCAAAAGCATCAGTTAAAGAGATTGATGATATTTATGAAATAGGTCCATCAATTGCTCAAAGCGTTGTTGATTTCTTCAAAGATAAAAAGAACCTCTTGTTATTGAATAAGTTAAGGAAAGCCGGTCTTAAGTTCGAATCTGATATATCCGCAAGTTCTGAGTTAAAAGAAGAGTTCATTGGTAAAGTTTTTGTATTAACTGGCACACTCCTGAAATTCACCCGCAGTCAGGCATCCGAAATAATTGAGAAATTTGGCGGCAGAACATCAGGTTCTGTCAGCAAGAAAACTGACTTCGTACTTGCCGGAGCAGAAGCAGGCAGCAAACTCGACAAAGCAAAAAAGCTTGGTGTGAAAATAATCTCCGAAGAAGACTTCGAAAAGATGATAATTTAA
- a CDS encoding YCF48-related protein, which produces MKKLIIILFMIISFSVNAQWFPQVSGTNQNLRDVEFLNRYTGWAVGDGGVIIKTINGGKDWINVPNPAVGKPLFKISLVDSNTAYVVGWFKTIIKTTNGGLNWIEIENGPWGGGDSYTSCFFVDSNYGFIVGQTQVVFKTINGGGNFTGGYLSGAFYDVYFKNYNVGLVAGSVVDSYKTTDGGQNWNLMSFPFGTTGSTFYKISIINDNCWFIGNNRRVFYSPNFGNTWDTISNIPYISPTGTIYCSSFSDSLIGWTAGEYNRLFKTTSGGKNWSRENTGAGTWFWGDIYSYNDSVVWGVGGIGKIMHTTNGGQTLVNNNNSYSNVPKDFKLYQNFPNPFNSETIINFELSKDGMTKLIVYDVLGREIKRLVDEYMPEGIHKVKFNIGNIKQKSSGSIYFYSLYSNNRLIDTKKLVYIP; this is translated from the coding sequence ATGAAAAAACTAATTATAATATTATTTATGATCATATCATTCAGCGTTAATGCTCAATGGTTTCCGCAAGTTTCAGGTACTAATCAAAATTTACGGGATGTAGAATTCCTTAACAGATATACAGGTTGGGCTGTGGGTGATGGTGGAGTAATAATTAAAACTATAAATGGAGGTAAGGATTGGATTAATGTTCCAAATCCTGCTGTAGGAAAACCATTGTTTAAAATTAGTTTAGTTGATTCTAATACAGCTTATGTAGTAGGTTGGTTTAAAACAATTATTAAAACAACCAACGGAGGATTAAACTGGATAGAGATCGAAAATGGGCCCTGGGGGGGGGGAGACAGCTATACCAGTTGTTTTTTTGTGGATTCTAATTACGGATTCATAGTAGGCCAAACACAGGTTGTTTTTAAGACAATAAACGGAGGAGGAAATTTTACAGGTGGATATTTAAGCGGTGCTTTTTATGATGTGTATTTTAAAAATTATAATGTTGGTTTAGTTGCCGGTAGCGTTGTAGATTCATATAAAACTACAGATGGGGGCCAAAATTGGAATTTAATGAGTTTTCCATTCGGTACTACAGGTTCAACTTTTTATAAAATATCTATCATTAATGATAATTGCTGGTTTATAGGCAATAATAGAAGGGTATTTTATTCGCCGAATTTTGGAAATACCTGGGATACAATTAGTAATATCCCGTATATTTCACCAACAGGAACTATATATTGTAGCAGCTTTTCAGACTCTTTAATTGGCTGGACAGCAGGAGAATATAACAGACTCTTTAAAACAACTAGTGGAGGTAAAAACTGGTCACGGGAAAATACAGGTGCCGGCACCTGGTTTTGGGGAGATATTTATAGTTACAATGATTCTGTGGTATGGGGTGTTGGAGGAATAGGAAAAATTATGCATACGACAAATGGTGGTCAGACACTCGTAAACAATAACAATTCATATTCAAATGTTCCGAAAGATTTTAAATTATACCAAAATTTCCCGAACCCGTTTAATTCGGAAACAATAATTAATTTTGAATTGAGCAAAGATGGGATGACAAAATTGATAGTATATGACGTTTTAGGCAGGGAAATAAAAAGGTTGGTTGATGAATATATGCCGGAAGGCATTCATAAAGTTAAATTCAACATAGGAAATATAAAACAAAAAAGTTCAGGCAGTATTTATTTTTATTCATTATACTCTAATAACAGATTGATTGATACTAAAAAATTAGTTTATATACCATAG
- a CDS encoding M2 family metallopeptidase has product MKKLNLFLLMIFISAVFFGCEQKKTQETLKSDPEMVKQFGDFLNNFEAKYVPLYKENNLAYWNASISGKEEDFKKVAEYQNKLTAIFSNKADFNTLKKIHSSKGITDSIKKRELDVLYLSFLGNQADTAKLNAINNAQSQIEVKYGNFRADMNGKKLSDNEIEEILVTSKDSKELEAAWIAHKKIGPVVAEDVKKLVKMRNEVAKDLGYLNYHEMRLKLSEQDPAEILKLFDELDVLTKDAFKKQKDEIDSYFAERYKIKKEDLMPWHYQNRFFQEAPKIYKVDLDTYYKDKNLEQLTAEYYKGLGIPIDDVIKNSDLYEKPGKNQHAYCTDIDNMGDVRVLCNIKPTEKWMNTMLHEFGHSAYDKYIDNKNLPFVLRDAAHTFTTEAIAMIFGRFSSNGTWMKDMKLVTEEEAQKISDDAFKSLRLQQLVFSRWSQVMYRFEKSMYENPDQDLNKLWWDLVEKYQLLKRPEGRNEPDWASKIHIAAFPCYYHNYHLGELLASQLYYYIGKNILKADDFKNQSFVNKPEVGKYLQEKVFMPGARYYWNDMIEKATGEKLTAKYYAQQFVN; this is encoded by the coding sequence ATGAAAAAATTAAACCTATTTTTATTAATGATTTTTATTTCTGCCGTATTTTTTGGGTGCGAGCAGAAGAAAACGCAAGAAACACTTAAATCGGACCCCGAAATGGTAAAACAATTTGGTGATTTTTTAAACAATTTTGAAGCTAAATATGTTCCTCTTTACAAAGAAAATAACCTTGCTTACTGGAATGCATCCATTTCAGGCAAAGAGGAGGATTTTAAAAAAGTTGCCGAATACCAGAACAAACTGACGGCAATATTTTCAAATAAAGCTGACTTTAACACTCTGAAAAAGATTCATAGTTCAAAAGGCATTACAGACTCGATAAAAAAACGGGAACTGGACGTACTTTATCTTTCATTTCTCGGTAATCAGGCTGATACCGCAAAGCTGAATGCTATCAACAATGCACAAAGCCAGATTGAGGTTAAATACGGTAACTTTAGAGCCGATATGAACGGTAAAAAGCTTTCCGATAACGAGATTGAAGAAATACTTGTAACCTCAAAAGATTCGAAAGAACTTGAAGCAGCATGGATTGCACATAAAAAGATTGGTCCAGTCGTTGCTGAAGATGTTAAGAAACTCGTAAAGATGAGAAATGAAGTTGCAAAAGACCTTGGTTACCTTAACTATCACGAAATGAGGCTAAAGCTTTCGGAACAAGACCCGGCGGAAATTCTTAAACTGTTCGATGAGCTCGACGTACTTACAAAAGATGCTTTCAAGAAACAAAAAGATGAAATAGATTCTTATTTTGCCGAAAGGTATAAAATAAAGAAAGAAGATTTGATGCCATGGCACTACCAGAACAGATTTTTTCAGGAAGCACCGAAGATTTACAAAGTTGACCTTGATACATATTACAAAGACAAAAACCTTGAACAGCTTACTGCAGAGTATTACAAAGGACTCGGAATTCCAATCGATGATGTTATTAAAAATTCCGACCTGTACGAAAAACCCGGGAAAAACCAGCACGCTTATTGCACGGATATTGACAACATGGGTGATGTAAGAGTGCTCTGTAACATTAAACCAACCGAAAAATGGATGAACACAATGCTTCATGAATTCGGTCACTCAGCTTATGACAAGTATATCGACAATAAAAATCTGCCCTTTGTACTGAGAGATGCAGCTCATACATTCACGACAGAAGCCATTGCTATGATTTTCGGAAGGTTTTCATCAAACGGTACTTGGATGAAAGACATGAAACTTGTAACGGAAGAAGAAGCTCAAAAGATTTCCGATGATGCTTTTAAATCATTAAGACTTCAGCAGCTTGTTTTTTCGCGTTGGTCGCAGGTTATGTACAGATTTGAAAAATCGATGTATGAAAATCCCGATCAAGACCTGAACAAACTCTGGTGGGACCTTGTTGAAAAGTATCAGCTGTTAAAAAGACCCGAGGGCAGAAATGAACCCGATTGGGCTTCTAAGATTCATATAGCTGCTTTCCCTTGTTATTACCATAACTATCATCTCGGCGAACTTCTTGCCTCACAGCTGTATTACTACATCGGAAAGAATATTCTGAAAGCAGATGATTTCAAAAACCAGAGCTTTGTAAACAAGCCGGAAGTCGGAAAATATCTGCAGGAAAAAGTCTTCATGCCGGGTGCAAGATACTACTGGAATGATATGATTGAAAAGGCTACTGGCGAAAAACTTACTGCAAAATATTACGCCCAGCAATTCGTAAACTAA
- a CDS encoding T9SS type A sorting domain-containing protein has translation MKHLKLIYIIVILITILFSLSQNIFAQSGFECGFTGIGQYSPYVSLNDFWGLNKPIRTDLSGLTPEPPSSAYFPVLVVFVQFADDPDRPQWPANGAPDYLNNFISETKDYNTEWWNAYSETTEPLSDYWLEASRGKMHVLGKAYYVQLGNASNYSTEAIMNQAIWDDLIENQGLVNWTPYDLWKPVDTNGVRKFKWEPDGYVDMIYKIHKMRGRGPMPNTAGYAHLTSNRYDNTVIPVDPFNGVSIKYGFSTEGSGLTLDFTPNKNMNLSVAMHEHGHFLYADGHITYGKVVAGPGADGFLSPYEMILLGYMSPTTVTFGNFYTLPYNLKDYSARDTSSGYILKVPIATGEYFLITNRGNYSKWDKQMMGDTARINSFDVFNELGSGIYIHHVNKEISLPYLNEHVQDLECADGLWSFNYDTQVRMYAYDAGHCFNNGMWDVYKRNQVVYDNDLGMYNPGGVGADKSCGYYMWAWKGHAPQDPCQLGTERWYTTDEDYYAFDQLNGDRFDPWRMEYNEVFSPYSSPNTNTWTTNPNNQKSDIFIILRGQENDKSYNIDIYKVGENDMTEEDILQLTPPSRPMGLNVSVSECDNDRVYPVLTWNHNMEPDMIQGEKLEEKRYKVFRGYNQYGTVPEDYWEVADLLINKDEQPTYMDLDAWNSCMEGNNLMNSIRYKIVAIDSTNWASVYSDFVSFSSEDLIRGDNMGNLVNNNTVKKYELSQNYPNPFNPNTKINYALPKPGFVSLKIYDITGREIQTLVNEVKQEGYYTVDFNGSHLSSGVYFYRIRSGNFTSVKRMVLIK, from the coding sequence ATGAAACATTTAAAATTAATATACATAATTGTGATTTTGATTACAATTTTATTCTCCTTATCACAAAACATATTTGCACAATCCGGATTTGAATGTGGATTTACCGGTATAGGTCAATATAGTCCCTATGTAAGTCTAAATGATTTTTGGGGATTGAATAAACCTATTAGAACTGATTTGAGTGGTCTAACTCCGGAACCGCCATCATCGGCATACTTCCCGGTTTTAGTTGTATTTGTTCAATTTGCTGATGATCCCGATCGACCGCAGTGGCCTGCAAATGGAGCACCTGATTATCTTAACAACTTTATTTCTGAAACTAAAGATTACAACACTGAATGGTGGAATGCATATAGTGAAACAACGGAACCATTGAGCGATTATTGGTTAGAAGCAAGCAGGGGAAAAATGCATGTTCTTGGAAAAGCATATTATGTTCAGTTAGGAAATGCATCCAATTATTCTACTGAAGCAATAATGAATCAAGCGATTTGGGATGATTTAATAGAAAATCAGGGGCTTGTAAATTGGACACCTTATGATTTATGGAAACCTGTGGATACAAATGGTGTTCGAAAATTCAAATGGGAACCTGATGGATATGTAGATATGATTTATAAAATTCATAAAATGCGAGGTAGAGGACCGATGCCTAATACTGCAGGTTATGCCCATCTGACTTCAAATAGATATGATAATACTGTTATTCCTGTTGATCCTTTCAATGGTGTTTCCATAAAATACGGCTTTTCGACAGAGGGCTCGGGATTAACTCTAGATTTCACACCTAACAAAAATATGAATTTGAGTGTAGCGATGCATGAACATGGCCATTTTCTATATGCAGATGGTCATATTACTTATGGGAAAGTTGTTGCAGGACCAGGAGCAGACGGATTTTTAAGTCCATATGAAATGATATTACTGGGTTATATGTCACCGACAACAGTAACATTCGGTAATTTCTACACCTTACCTTATAATTTAAAGGATTATTCGGCAAGAGACACTTCTTCGGGCTACATTTTAAAAGTCCCAATAGCAACCGGAGAGTATTTCTTAATAACCAACAGAGGGAATTATTCGAAATGGGACAAACAGATGATGGGAGACACTGCGCGAATAAATAGTTTTGATGTTTTTAATGAACTCGGAAGCGGTATTTATATTCATCACGTTAATAAAGAAATATCATTACCTTATTTGAATGAACATGTTCAGGATTTAGAATGTGCAGACGGATTATGGTCTTTCAATTATGACACACAGGTTCGTATGTATGCTTATGATGCCGGTCATTGTTTTAATAACGGTATGTGGGATGTTTATAAACGTAATCAAGTGGTTTATGATAATGACCTGGGAATGTATAATCCGGGAGGAGTTGGAGCTGATAAAAGTTGTGGATACTATATGTGGGCTTGGAAAGGACATGCTCCGCAAGATCCCTGTCAATTAGGGACTGAGAGATGGTACACTACCGATGAGGATTATTACGCTTTTGACCAGTTGAATGGAGATAGATTTGATCCATGGAGAATGGAATATAACGAGGTTTTCTCACCTTATTCATCGCCTAATACAAATACATGGACTACTAATCCAAATAATCAAAAATCTGATATCTTTATTATATTAAGAGGACAAGAAAATGATAAGAGTTACAATATTGATATATATAAAGTTGGTGAAAATGATATGACAGAGGAAGATATACTTCAATTAACACCACCTTCACGCCCAATGGGTTTAAATGTTTCTGTTTCCGAATGCGATAATGATAGAGTATATCCCGTACTTACCTGGAACCATAATATGGAGCCCGATATGATTCAGGGAGAAAAACTTGAAGAAAAGAGATACAAAGTATTTAGAGGTTATAATCAATACGGAACTGTTCCGGAAGATTACTGGGAGGTTGCAGATTTACTGATAAATAAAGATGAGCAGCCCACTTATATGGACTTGGATGCATGGAATTCTTGTATGGAGGGAAATAATTTAATGAACAGTATCCGATATAAGATAGTAGCGATTGACAGCACTAATTGGGCATCGGTTTATTCTGATTTCGTTTCGTTTTCTTCGGAAGACCTTATAAGAGGAGATAACATGGGAAACCTTGTTAATAACAATACCGTCAAAAAATACGAGTTATCCCAAAATTATCCGAATCCGTTTAACCCGAACACAAAAATAAATTATGCATTGCCAAAACCGGGATTTGTATCCTTAAAAATCTATGACATCACAGGCAGAGAGATACAAACACTCGTGAATGAAGTAAAGCAGGAAGGATATTACACGGTTGATTTCAACGGCTCGCATTTAAGCAGCGGAGTTTATTTCTACAGAATCCGAAGCGGTAATTTTACAAGCGTAAAACGTATGGTGCTAATCAAATAA
- a CDS encoding helix-turn-helix transcriptional regulator, giving the protein MLEKFGQDLKKLRESKKITIADISVKTKIHKSILEKMESGDFSFFSEIHVRAFLKQYAKAISVDSNELLFNYSMAKQGKFSSMLKDVEEKEVAIKKIEENTAYMEEPELPPEIKNPTVEETPKESEEDIFSFPSKHEKQLNKDLPNKPAELPEQKNEIPERKPFSKSKRVKLEPEDTEFNGTYTEIKGFKVPIHLLKNLGIALMIIALLAGIYLLIDVVFLKKQNQNVDIVKQNFDEVVQENEKKILGKKTEEEIQDSINKVQDSLRKAAIADSLKNLESEFLRLKIVGLKKGKILIYIDTLVTGGGELEEVSENSKGEFKAKKQFYITSKNTDNFDAYLNDKKLIFEDVSVKNLKLSRKTLLNE; this is encoded by the coding sequence ATGTTAGAAAAATTTGGACAGGATCTCAAAAAACTAAGAGAATCCAAGAAAATTACTATAGCCGATATATCTGTTAAGACGAAGATACACAAGTCTATTCTTGAAAAAATGGAAAGCGGAGACTTTTCCTTTTTTTCAGAAATACACGTCCGTGCTTTCCTTAAACAGTATGCTAAAGCTATTTCCGTTGATAGCAACGAACTTCTCTTCAATTACAGTATGGCAAAACAAGGGAAATTTTCTTCTATGTTAAAGGATGTTGAAGAAAAAGAAGTAGCAATAAAGAAAATTGAGGAAAATACTGCCTACATGGAAGAACCTGAACTGCCGCCAGAGATTAAAAATCCGACAGTTGAGGAAACACCAAAGGAATCGGAGGAAGATATTTTCAGTTTCCCTTCTAAACACGAAAAGCAGTTAAACAAAGATCTTCCGAATAAACCTGCGGAATTGCCGGAACAGAAAAATGAAATACCCGAAAGAAAACCATTTTCAAAATCAAAGCGGGTAAAGCTTGAACCCGAAGATACTGAGTTTAACGGTACATACACTGAAATAAAAGGATTCAAAGTACCGATTCACTTGTTAAAGAATCTCGGTATCGCTTTAATGATTATCGCTCTGCTTGCCGGTATTTATTTACTTATCGATGTTGTCTTTCTGAAAAAACAAAATCAGAATGTTGATATTGTCAAACAGAATTTCGATGAGGTTGTTCAGGAAAATGAAAAGAAAATTCTTGGAAAGAAAACTGAAGAAGAAATTCAAGATTCTATCAACAAAGTTCAGGACTCCTTAAGAAAAGCCGCTATTGCAGACTCTCTTAAAAATCTGGAGTCTGAATTCCTAAGGTTGAAGATAGTAGGACTTAAAAAAGGAAAGATTTTAATTTATATCGATACACTTGTTACCGGAGGTGGCGAACTTGAGGAGGTTTCAGAGAATAGCAAAGGTGAATTTAAAGCAAAAAAACAGTTTTATATAACATCAAAAAATACTGATAACTTTGATGCTTATCTTAACGATAAAAAACTTATTTTCGAGGATGTGTCTGTAAAAAATCTCAAGCTATCAAGAAAGACTCTTCTAAACGAATAA